Sequence from the Methanocorpusculum vombati genome:
CTTACGTCGCAGGAGCGGCGGGCGGTGGAGAAGCAGTTTGAGGACGGGAAGCTTGCCTGTGTGGTGACGACTGCGGCCCTTGCTGCAGGCGTGGATTTTCCTGCGTCGCAGGTTATTTTTGATGCACTTGCGATGGGTATCAACTGGCTGACGGTGCAGGAGTTCCATCAGATGATGGGGCGTGCGGGCAGACCGGATTTCCATGATCTGGGTCGTGTTGTTGTTCTCGCAGAGCCGGGTGCGTCGTATTCGCGGGATACGAAGCTGACTGAGGAGGAGGTTGCGATTCGGCTGCTGAAAGGTGATATGGAGGAGGTTGCACCGGTGTATGAGATTGAGGAGACATCGGAAGAGTTTGCGGCAAATGCGATTGTGTGTCGTGGTCGTGAGGCAGATATCGTGAAGGTCGGTGCGAGTATGGTGGGGTGCGGTGAGGATCCGCTGCCGGATCTTCTGCGGCACAAGCTTGTTCGTAAGAATGGCGGGGTGCTGGAGCTTTCGCCGCTGGGACGGGTGATGGCCGAGCAGTTTATCGGGATGGAGAAGCTGCTGGAGATTGACCGGCTGGTGCGGGTGATGGAGGATCCGCTGGAGCTGATAGCCGAGATCGAGTGTTCCGAGGAGGAGCGCGATAAGGAACGGCGGCGGGCTGATCGCCGGGCGACGGAGAAGAAGGAGTCAGACTGGATGGCCGGGAAGAAGTCTCCGGCGGGGTCGTCTTCGGAGAAGAAGTCGCGCAGTGACGCTCCTCCTGCCTGGGTGGCCGAGCGGAAGTCTGCGGCGGTTGCAGCACGGCGTGAGCATGAGGGTGAACGTAAGTCCCGTTCCGGGAAGTCCGGGCCGGAGCGAAAGCTCCGGCGCGAGCGGGATGCGGAGGAGTCTGCGGCAAAGGTTCCCCGCCGGGCAAGTAAGGAGCTTGAGGATCGGATTGAGCGCAAGAAACGTGAAGCTGCGTCGTTTATTCCGGCTCCCAAGCGAAGGGGGAGTGATGCGTGGGATGCGGTTGAGGCGGGTATTGATCAGCGCCGCGCCGGGAAGTATGATGATGCGCTGAAGATTCTGGGAAGTTATGTTGCGGATCATCCTTCCGACAGCCGTGCGCTGACGGAGCTGGGTAAGGTGTATGATCTCCGCGGCGACCGCGATACGGCGTACTCCTGTTACCAGCGTGCGGCGTCGGCGGATACGCAGAACCGTGAGGCGATTGATCGGATGAATGCGTATCTGATCGGTATTACGGTGGAGATTGATGCGGATGCGCCGGCAGAGCGTCAGCCGACAGGTGTAGTGAAGCGGAGAAAAGAGTGAATATTTTTTTGGGGGGGGATTTTTTTGGAATCATTTTTTTTTTGAAAATCTGTGGCGACTTTTCATCCTGCCCGCCTACCACTTAACCCATAAATAATTTTCAAAAAAAGATTCCAGAAAAAAAACCACACGTGCAGTACTTGACAGTGCCAGCGATGAGATGAAAATCCGCGTTCTGCGGTAATTTTCCAAAAAGGGGTGTGGGGTTACCAGGCGTACAGCTTCTTGGCACGCTGGTCAATGTGATAGGAGGGATCGATACTGAGAATAATGTCGCGGAGGACTTCGGGATCGTCGGGAAGGTGATAGGTACAGATGGCGAGCCGCGGATGGTCACGTTTGATGGTGTTTCCGGCACCGCGTAACATGTCTCGTTCGGCACCTTCGATGTCCGCTTTGATGAAGTCGATGCGGGGAATATTGTTCTCGGCAACCCAGTCGTCGAGCGTGGTACATTCAATGGTGGTGGTTGCGGTGTCGCCTTCACGGGAGATGCGGCTTCCGCCAATGTTATCATTGTCTTCCACAAAAGAAAGGGTACATTTTTTGTCCGAGAGTCCGTATGGGACAGGAATAATTTTCCCCTCACAGTTGTTGGAGGTGATGTTTGCGTTCAGAAGACGTAATGCACGTTCCTGTGGGTCGAATGCATACACGGTTTTTGCTCCGCGTTTCACCGCAAGCATAGAGAAGATGCCCATGTTCGCACCGCAGTCAATGACGATGTCGTCTTTGTGTAGCTGGACGGATTCAGTTTCATAAGGGCCTTCTCCCACAAACTCTTTCTGGGTAAATTCTGGAAGACTGAGCCAACGCCCCGATCGATCATAATACATTCCTGGGGGAAAGATATCAGCATATTCCACTAAAATCAGTGTGGTAAGTGCAAGATGATCAAGATTTAGTGTAATATCGTTCAGATGAATTTGTTCAGAAGTGGTAGATTTCTGAGGTAACCATTCATGTAATTTTCTTAAATGTTCAGCATCAATTCCCAATTTCCTGGTGCCTTCACCGGTCAACCAGTAAACTTTCTGCCAGTATCGGTATTCCTGCTTGACAAATTCATCATCAGGGTACTTCTTATACCATTGAAACATCTGTGTCTTAGATTCATATACTATGCCACCTTTCCTCCGATTCGCAATCAGCTTCTGATAAAATCTCATTGAATCCTTCTCAGTGAGGATATAATCGGTACCAAAATAATTCCAAAAAGGGAAGAATAACGAAAAACTCAGAAAAAAATAATGCCCTTACCACATCAGAAAGGACACAGAGATTGAATTTCTTTCTACCATCAGAACAGTGCAAACCAAAAATATTCTCCTGAAAAAAACCCACCATTGAAAACGTAAACCCAAAGAATACACAACGAATAGATTCTTTTATAATATTTACGGACAAATATCCTCACTGAGCAGGATTCAGTACAGACACCGCGTCAGCAGCGCAATCGTCTTCGCATCGCAGATCCGTCCATCCTTCATCATCGCAACCGCATCTTTTTTCGCCACACGCACCACCTCAATAATCTCATCCTCGTCACGGGCGAACTCCTCACAGGGAGAAAGATCCCGCGCCTCAAACAGCCACAGCTTCTCCGTACAAAATCCCGGCGACGAGTACACAAACCCCCGCGGGATCAGCTCACCGGCAGAAAACCGTGCCTCCTCCGCAAGCTCGCGCCGTGCCGTCTCGATCGGATCGCAGTCGTCTGCCTCCATACCGCCTGCCGGAACCTCATAGATATATGCATCAATTACCGCCCGGTACTGACGGATCAGATACACCGAATGCGCATCGGTCGGCAGAATACACACCGCAGACACCGGCTGCACAAACAAATACTCACGGTCGCGGCCGTTCGGGAGGTGTACCGGCTTTGTTTCGATCTTCAGGCGCGGAGTATCATACAGAATCGGCATGGAAAAGACTCACTGCAACTCCATTGGTCGTACAAAAATAAAAATCCTCAGGCATCAGTATAAAAGAACCGGGACGCATACCTGTAAAGACGGAACAACATCCCATGCACATCGTCCTCCTTGAACCAATCGGTGTCCCGGACACCTGTATACAGGAACTCGCCGCTGACCTCATCAGCGCCGGACACCGCCTCACCTGCTATCCGACCCGCACAACCGACCCGCAGGAACTTGGCCGGAGATCCCGCGACGCGGACATTATCATCATTGCAAACACCCCGTATCCCGCAGAAGCCATCCGGCAGGCAGACCGCCTCAAAATGATCGCCGTAGCCTTCACCGGCATCGATCACATCGACACCGCAGCATGCACATCCCGCGGCATCACCATCTGCAACGCCGCAAACTACGCAAACCAGCCCGTCGCAGAACTCTCTATCGGCCTTACGATAGCCCTGCTGCGCAGCATCTCCGCCGCAGACACCGCCGCCCGCACCGGAAACACCTCCGCTGCCTTCACCGGCCGTGAAATTGCCGGACGAACCGTCGGCATCATCGGAACCGGCCGCATCGGCCTTGCCGCCGCCCGCCTCTTTTCCGCATTCGGAGCAAAGATCCTCGCATTCTCCCGCAGCGAATCAGAGGCGGCACATGCCCTTGGCATCACCTATGTCCCGCTTGACACCCTCCTGTGGGAAAGTGACATCATCTCCCTGCACGTCCCCGCAACCCCTGAAACACATCATCTGATCAACGCCGAACGGCTCGCGCTCATGAAACCGTCTGCGATCCTCATCAACTGTGCACGGGGATCGGTTGTGGACAACGCCGCCCTCGCTCGTGCCCTTACCAAAGGAACTATTGCCGGAGCGGGCATCGACGTCTTCGACACTGAACCGCCGCTGCCGCAGGACTACCCCCTGCTTGCCGCACCAAACACCATCCTCACCCCGCATATAGGATTCCTCTCCGAAGAGTCCATGCGCCGGAGAGCAGAGATCGTTTTCCAAAACATCACTGCCTACCTCAGCGGCAGCCCGGAAAACGTATGCAGACGGTAAAAAACGGATAAAATCCGAAAAAGAAAAAAGATCAGCGGCGGGCGTAGGGAATCGGATCCGCAACACCCAGATCCGAAAACGCCTTCAGCCGCGACAGACACGAACTGCACACACCGCAGGCTGAATCCTCCGTAGCATAACAGGACCACGTATCCTCATACGGCACACCGAGCCGCAGCCCCTCACGCAGAATATCGGTCTTGTTCATTGATACAAACGGTGTAAGAAGCCGGATCTCCTTCTCTGTCTGCGTCCCGATTGAGATCACCCGCTGCATCGCATCAATAAACTGCGGCGTACAGTCCGGATACCCGATGTGATCGCCCGACTGCACCCCGATAAATACCGCATCGCCGTCGCGTGCCTCACAGTAGGACGTCGCAATCGCAATCAGATTCGCATTCCGGAACGGCACATACGTATTCGGATGATCCGCTCTGCCCACAGTCCCCTCCTCCACCGGAATTTTCATATCCGTCAGACTGCTTGCACCAAACTTCGTAAAGTAATCAAGCGAAATCTCCACAAAATCCACTGCATCCAGATGCTCTGCAATCCTCTTCGCACACTCCCGTTCCTTCCTCTCCGTCCGCTGGCCATAGTTCATATGCAGCGCCAGAATCTCATAGCCCATATCCTTTGCAACGTACGCAAGCGTCGTCGAATCCATCCCGCCCGAAAGCAGACACACCGCCTTTTTCATGGAATATTCACCACTTTATGCAGCTGCAGCTGGAATCTGACCGGCAGTTTCTCCGCAATAATCGTCTCAATCAGCCACTTTGCATCCGTCCCGAACACGGGCGTGATGCAGACCGGCGCACGAAGATCCGGATGTGCCGCCAGAACCTCAACCATATAGAGATAATCTGCCTCGTCCCCGATCACAAACTTCACCGAATCCTCCGGGCGCAGCGAGTCCAGCAGGGACAGATCGCTCATCTCCCCCGACGACGGACACTTTACATCCATACAGACGGACGCATACTCCTGCACCTCCCCAAACGGAATGGTGCCGTTCGTCTCAATATCCACAAAGACCCCCGCCTCATGAATCGCCGCAACCAGCGGAACAAGCTCCTCTTTCTGCAGCAGCGGCTCACCGCCCGTAATGCAGACATACCGCATTCCTGACACAATCACCGCCTGCATAATCTCCTCGGCGGTCGTCTCAACGCCCTGCGAATTATTCAGCGAGTACCGCGTATCGCACCACGCACAGTGGAGATTGCATCCCGCAAACCGCACAAACATACAGGGCATTCCCTGCCGCAGCCCCTCCCCTTGTAAACTCACAAACGTCTCAGTGATTCTCACTCAGCATCCACCTCTGCATAACAGCCGTCCGACTCCCAGACCCGTACCCGCGTCACTCGGGCATCCACGCCCGCTTCCCCGCAGAACCGGTTCAGCCGCGCCCGGATGTCCTCGGCAAGCAGTTCACTGGTCGGATCGCCGTCCGTCAGCACCGGCAGCTGGAACGGGGACAGGGCTTTGACCATCGGGTCATCCTTGTTCAAGATTACCTGATGATCATACACCTCCACCACCTGCTTGATAATATTATAGTCCAGAAGAATCTTCGACGTCGCATCGATCGTTCCCTCCATCCAGACCTCGACCTCCCAGCGATGACCATGCAGCCGGGAACATTTCCCCTCGTAATGCATCAGCCGGTGGGACGCATCAAAGTGTGTTTCCTTAAAGATCCGGGTACTCATAGTTAACCACATATTGCTCGCGGGAAACTATAATAATAGAGGTATAATAGAGGTAGAGATGACATACTACTACGCATGAACACCCCCGCATATGTTTACGATACAACCCGCATCTGCGGAAATATACAAAAACTCAAAACCGCCTTCCCGCAGTTTGCAATCCTCTACTCCCTGAAAGCAAATCCCTACCCGCCGCTCGTACAGTTTATCGCATCCCAAAACATCGGTGCGGATGCAGCATCGCAAAAGGAGGTCATGCTCGCACGCGCAAATGGTGTCTCTCCCCAGCACATCTATTATTCAGGTCCCGGAAAAACTCTGTCTGATCTCACCGAAACCTTCGGTCACTGCGTCCTCATCGCTGACAGTTTTCAGGAACTCGAACGGATCAACCGGCTTGCAAAAGAACGGGGCGTTGAGCAGGAGGTCGGTATCCGCATCAACCCGGACTTCACCATGCACGGCACTCCCGGCATACCGTCCAAGTTT
This genomic interval carries:
- a CDS encoding FkbM family methyltransferase, translated to MGEGPYETESVQLHKDDIVIDCGANMGIFSMLAVKRGAKTVYAFDPQERALRLLNANITSNNCEGKIIPVPYGLSDKKCTLSFVEDNDNIGGSRISREGDTATTTIECTTLDDWVAENNIPRIDFIKADIEGAERDMLRGAGNTIKRDHPRLAICTYHLPDDPEVLRDIILSIDPSYHIDQRAKKLYAW
- a CDS encoding 2-hydroxyacid dehydrogenase — encoded protein: MHIVLLEPIGVPDTCIQELAADLISAGHRLTCYPTRTTDPQELGRRSRDADIIIIANTPYPAEAIRQADRLKMIAVAFTGIDHIDTAACTSRGITICNAANYANQPVAELSIGLTIALLRSISAADTAARTGNTSAAFTGREIAGRTVGIIGTGRIGLAAARLFSAFGAKILAFSRSESEAAHALGITYVPLDTLLWESDIISLHVPATPETHHLINAERLALMKPSAILINCARGSVVDNAALARALTKGTIAGAGIDVFDTEPPLPQDYPLLAAPNTILTPHIGFLSEESMRRRAEIVFQNITAYLSGSPENVCRR
- a CDS encoding NUDIX hydrolase codes for the protein MPILYDTPRLKIETKPVHLPNGRDREYLFVQPVSAVCILPTDAHSVYLIRQYRAVIDAYIYEVPAGGMEADDCDPIETARRELAEEARFSAGELIPRGFVYSSPGFCTEKLWLFEARDLSPCEEFARDEDEIIEVVRVAKKDAVAMMKDGRICDAKTIALLTRCLY
- the queC gene encoding 7-cyano-7-deazaguanine synthase QueC, whose translation is MKKAVCLLSGGMDSTTLAYVAKDMGYEILALHMNYGQRTERKERECAKRIAEHLDAVDFVEISLDYFTKFGASSLTDMKIPVEEGTVGRADHPNTYVPFRNANLIAIATSYCEARDGDAVFIGVQSGDHIGYPDCTPQFIDAMQRVISIGTQTEKEIRLLTPFVSMNKTDILREGLRLGVPYEDTWSCYATEDSACGVCSSCLSRLKAFSDLGVADPIPYARR
- a CDS encoding 7-carboxy-7-deazaguanine synthase QueE, producing the protein MSLQGEGLRQGMPCMFVRFAGCNLHCAWCDTRYSLNNSQGVETTAEEIMQAVIVSGMRYVCITGGEPLLQKEELVPLVAAIHEAGVFVDIETNGTIPFGEVQEYASVCMDVKCPSSGEMSDLSLLDSLRPEDSVKFVIGDEADYLYMVEVLAAHPDLRAPVCITPVFGTDAKWLIETIIAEKLPVRFQLQLHKVVNIP
- a CDS encoding 6-carboxytetrahydropterin synthase — protein: MSTRIFKETHFDASHRLMHYEGKCSRLHGHRWEVEVWMEGTIDATSKILLDYNIIKQVVEVYDHQVILNKDDPMVKALSPFQLPVLTDGDPTSELLAEDIRARLNRFCGEAGVDARVTRVRVWESDGCYAEVDAE